In candidate division KSB1 bacterium, the following are encoded in one genomic region:
- a CDS encoding phosphoenolpyruvate carboxykinase, translated as MAQTKDQLELEKHGIKNVNNIYRNLTTPALYEHAIRRQEGHLSHLGPLIVSTGQHTGRAPNDKFLVKEPTSEKNIWWGKVNVSFDKVRFESLHQRVLAYYEGKDVFVQDCYAGADPEYRLSVRVVTETAWHNIFTRNMFIKVPSEELAGFNPDFTILNAPDFKAVPERDGTNSEVFVILNLEKKLVLIGGTSYAGEIKKSVFTIMNYVLPLDGHGKGTPIMSMHCSANVGDKGDVALFFGLSGTGKTTLSADPNRGLIGDDEHGWSDNGVFNFEGGCYAKVIRLSQQAEPEIYQCTRTFGTILENVVYDPDSRLLDLDNASLTENTRAGYPLTHIPNAVLPSVAGHPKNIIMLTADAFGVMPPIAKLTQEQAMYHFLSGYTAKVAGTEKGLGSEPQAAFSTCFGAPFMALHPTVYAKLLGENMAKHNVDCWLVNTGWSGGPYGVGSRMKIAYTRAMVTAALDGSLVNIPTEEDPIFGVHIPTSCPNVPSEVLKPRNTWQDKSSYDEHAQKLAEMFKKNFEQFEEQVSQEVKEAGPK; from the coding sequence ATGGCGCAGACTAAGGATCAACTGGAACTTGAAAAACATGGAATTAAGAATGTAAATAATATATATCGGAATCTAACGACTCCGGCACTTTACGAACATGCGATCAGAAGACAGGAGGGCCACTTGTCCCACCTGGGGCCCCTCATAGTTAGCACGGGCCAACACACTGGCCGGGCACCCAATGATAAATTCCTCGTAAAAGAACCAACCAGCGAAAAAAATATATGGTGGGGCAAAGTCAACGTCTCCTTTGACAAGGTCAGATTTGAAAGCCTTCATCAGCGAGTCCTGGCCTACTACGAAGGGAAAGATGTTTTCGTGCAGGACTGCTATGCCGGCGCGGATCCTGAATATAGATTATCCGTGCGTGTGGTCACAGAAACGGCCTGGCACAATATTTTTACCCGGAATATGTTTATCAAGGTTCCTTCTGAGGAGCTGGCAGGATTCAATCCGGACTTTACCATTCTAAACGCGCCTGATTTTAAAGCCGTCCCGGAGAGAGACGGGACAAACTCAGAAGTTTTCGTCATTTTAAATTTAGAAAAAAAGCTCGTACTCATCGGCGGAACCAGCTATGCCGGGGAAATCAAGAAATCTGTTTTTACAATTATGAATTATGTTTTGCCTCTGGATGGTCATGGAAAAGGCACGCCCATCATGTCGATGCACTGTTCGGCAAATGTTGGTGATAAAGGAGATGTCGCCCTGTTTTTTGGACTGTCCGGGACCGGCAAGACCACGCTGTCCGCTGATCCGAATCGTGGACTCATTGGCGACGATGAACACGGTTGGAGCGATAATGGCGTTTTTAATTTCGAGGGCGGCTGCTATGCCAAAGTCATTCGATTATCGCAACAAGCTGAACCGGAAATTTATCAGTGCACGCGTACATTCGGAACGATTTTAGAAAATGTTGTTTACGATCCCGATTCCCGGCTCCTGGATTTAGATAATGCGTCATTGACCGAGAATACCCGGGCCGGCTATCCGCTCACCCATATCCCGAATGCTGTCCTTCCAAGTGTTGCCGGACACCCAAAAAATATTATTATGTTAACAGCGGATGCTTTTGGAGTCATGCCGCCTATTGCTAAATTGACTCAGGAACAGGCCATGTACCATTTTCTCTCCGGCTACACTGCAAAAGTCGCCGGGACTGAAAAGGGGTTAGGCAGCGAGCCCCAGGCAGCCTTCAGCACATGTTTTGGCGCCCCGTTTATGGCCCTGCATCCAACCGTTTATGCGAAGCTACTTGGCGAAAACATGGCCAAACATAATGTCGATTGCTGGTTGGTGAACACAGGCTGGAGTGGGGGGCCCTACGGCGTTGGCAGTCGAATGAAAATTGCCTACACACGGGCAATGGTGACCGCCGCTTTAGATGGCTCGCTCGTAAATATTCCAACTGAGGAAGACCCCATATTTGGTGTGCATATTCCGACTTCGTGTCCAAATGTGCCTTCGGAGGTGCTTAAACCAAGAAACACCTGGCAAGACAAATCGTCGTATGATGAACATGCCCAAAAGCTCGCCGAAATGTTTAAGAAAAACTTTGAACAATTTGAAGAACAAGTCTCGCAGGAGGTCAAAGAAGCAGGGCCAAAATAG